The following DNA comes from Arthrobacter sp. SLBN-83.
AATCAATGTGGCTCGGGTCGATGGGCAGGGGTTCGCCCAGTTGCCGGGAAATATGGACGGTGCGCGCCACTTCCTCGCACATCACGGCGGCTTTCACCGCGGACCGGGCGTCCTTGCCGATGGTGAACGGACCGTGGTTCTGCATCAGGACCGCTGGCGAATTGGAGTTCTTCAGCGTCTCCACGATCCCGTGCCCAATCGAGTCGTCGCCGATCAGCGCGAAAGGGCCCACCGGAATCTCGCCGCCGAACTCGTCCCCCATCATGGTCAGCACGCAAGGGATCGCCTCCCCCCGGGCCGCCCACGCCGTGGCATAGGTGGAATGCGTGTGCACCACCCCGCCCACCTCGGGCATGTGCCGGTAGACGTAGGCGTGTGCGGCGGTATCGGACGACGGCGACAGCGGCGGATTGCCCCAGTCGACGGTCCCGCCTCCACCAAGGTTGGTGCCCCGGACGGGGGTGCCGTGCAGGTCGGTCACGATCATCTGCTCCGCAGTCAGGTCCTGATAGGAGACTCCGGAGGGCTTGATGACCATGAGGTCGGTGCCCGGCACCCGGGCAGAGACGTTGCCCGCGGTCCACACCACCAGTTCGTACCGGGTCAGCTCGGCGTGCAGCGCACACACTTCCTTACGGATCCGGGCAATGGTCTGCAGGATCGCCGGGGTTACACCGGTACCGGCGGTCATGCGGACACCTCCACAGCGGTTGCCGGCAGGTTGCCGGTGCCCGGCAAATCAGCCTGCGCCGCTTTGCGCTGGATGACCTTGAGCCGGTGCATGACGTCACTGCTGCCGCGGCCGAAGTAGTCGTGCAGCGTCCTGTACTCCTGGAACAATTCGTCGTAGGCGGCCACGTTTTCCGGTATCGGTGTGTACACCTCCCCGGGTTCGGCGCCCATCGCAGCCGCAGCCTCGCGGATGTCCGCGTAGGCGCCCGCGGCCACGGCAGCGTGGATGGCCGAGCCCAGCGCCGGGCCCTGTTCCGAGCCGATGGTGGACAGCTGCAGGCCGGTGGCGTCCGCGTAGATCTGCATGAGGAGTTTGTTCTTGAGCAGGCCGCCGGCCACGATGAATTCCTTGACGGGGACGCCGGCGTCGCGGAAGGCGTCCACGATGGTGCGGGTCCCGAAAGCCGTGGCTTCAAGCAGCGCGCGGTACGTGTCTTCCGGTCTGGTGGCCAGGGTCTGGCCCACCACAATCCCGGAGAGCTCGTGGTCCACCAGGACTGAGCGGTTGCCCGAGTGCCAGTCGAGGGCGATCAGGCCGTGTTCCCCGATGGCCTGCCGCGAGGCGAGTTCGGTGAGGTACTCGTGGATGCCCAGGCCCGCATCCTTCGCAGCCTGGTGGTATTCGGGCGGGACGCCGTACTTGGTGAACCAGCCAAAGATGTCCCCCACGCCGGATTGGCCGGCCTCGTAGCCCCAGAGGCCGGGTACGATGCCGCCGTCCACGGCTCCGCACATCCCGGGCACCTCGCGCAGTTCCGTGCCGTTCATGACATGGCAGGTGGAGGTGCCCATGATGGCCACCAGCTGGCCGGAGTCCACGGCCTTGGCAGCCGGGGCAGTGACATGCGCGTCGACGTTTCCCACGGCCACGGCGATGCCTTCCGGCAGTCCGGTCCAGGCAGCAGCCTCGGCGGTAAGGGTGCCTGCGGCATCCCCCAGCCGCCCGATGGTGTGCTCCAGCTTGGAGCTGACGAAGTCTTTGAAGTCCGGGTTCAGGGCAGCAAGGAAGTCCTCCGACGGATAGCGGCCATCCTGGTAAATCCCCTTGTAACCGGCCGTGCAGGCATTGCGGACGTACCGGCCGCACAGCTGCCAGACGATCCAGTCCGCCGCCTCCACCCAGTGGTCCATGGCGGCGTAGGCTTCCGGGTCCTCTTCCAGCAGTTGCAGGCCCTTGGCGAACTCCCATTCGGAGGAGATCAGTCCCCCATAACGCGGAAGCCAGTCCTCACCCCGGTCGGCGGCGAGGCGGTTGATCCGGTCAGCCTGCCCCTGCGCTGCGTGGTGGCGCCAGAGCTTCACATAGGCATGCGGCCGGTTGGCGAAGCCGGGCAGTTCGTTCAGGGGGGTGCCGTCGGCCTTGACGGGCACCATGGTGCAGGCGGTGAAGTCCGTGGCAATGCCGACGACGGCGGCAGGGTCGATCCCGGCGTCCGCCACCGCGGCGGGCACAGCCCTGCGCAGGACCTCCCGGTAGTCGTTGGGCACCTGGAGTGCCCATTCACCGGGAAGCCTTGCGGGATGTCCATCGGATTCCGCGCCCGCTGTATCTTCGGGCAGGGAATCGGTGACCACCGCGTGCGGGTACTCGTGGACGGCGCTGCCGAGTTCCCTGCCGTCGCGGACCCGCACCACCACGGCACGGCCGGACAGGGTCCCGTAGTCCACCCCGATGACGTACTGGTCAGCGCGGGGATCGGAGCTGGATGTGGACAACGTCTCTGGCATGGGTTTGCCTCCGTCCGAGAGGCGGGGGCCTCTTTACCGGGTTTGTAGGGGTCGGGGTCGAGCTAAGTGCTGCAGCAAGTGTGAACGCTAACAAAGAAGATGTCAACGGACTCGAAAAAGTTGCGAAAATCCCCGCTGCAGTCTTGTTAGCGTTCACAAAGCAGTCTATATTGAACCGACACATCAACAATGTGGCCAGGACCAGGGAGCGTCGGAGCTGCCTGGTCCAACAACACTTCGCGGCAATGCTGCTGCGGAAGGAGAAAATGGTGAGAATCAAAAAACTCATGGGCGCGGTGGCCCTTGTCCTCGCCCTGACGGTGGGCGCCACCGGCTGTGGTTCCCGGGGCGGAGCCGCCACCGAATCCGGCAGTGCCGCCAAGCCCAGCGACTCACTGGTCGGGATTTCGATGCCCACGCAGACCTCCGAACGGTGGATTGCCGATGGCGCCAACGTGGAGAAGTCGCTGAAGGACCTTGGCTACAAGACGGACCTCCAGTTCGCCAATGACGACATCCCCACCCAGGTGTCGCAGATCGAAAACATGCTGACCAAGGGCGCCAAGGCCCTGATCATCGCCGCCATTGACGGCACCACCCTGACCGATGTCCTGGCCAAGGCCAAGGACCAGAACGTCAAGGTCATCGCTTACGACCGCCTGATCAACGGCACCCCGAACGTGGATTACTACACCACGTTCGACAACTACACGGTGGGTGTGCAGCAGGCCACCTCACTGCTGACCGGCCTGGGCCTCCTGGACGCCAGCGGCAAGAAGGTTGACGGCAAGGGCCCCTTCAATATCGAGCTTTTCGCCGGCAGCCCCGATGACAACAACGCCAACTTCTTCTGGAGCGGCGCCATGGACACCCTGAAGCCGTACATGGATGCCGGCACGCTGAAGGTCCCCAGCGGCCAGACCAAGTTTGAGCAGGCCGCGATCCTCCGCTGGCAGGCACCTGTGGCACAAAAGCGCATGGAGGACATCATTACCTCCGCCTACAGCTCGGGCACCAAGCTGAACGGCGTCCTCTCCCCGTACGACGGCCTGTCGATTGGCATCATCTCCGCCCTCACCAGCACCGGCGGCTACGCCAAGGGCAGCCTGCCCGTAGTCACGGGCCAGGACGCCGAAAAGGGCTCCGTCAAGTCCATCGTCGCCGGCGAGCAGTACTCCACCATCTTCAAGGACACCCGGCAGCTCGGCGCGCAGGCCGTCAAGATGGTTGACGCTGTCCTCAAGGGCCAGGAGCCGGAAACCAACGACACCAAGACCTACAACAACAAGGTCAAGGTTGTCCCGGCGTTCCTGCTGAAGTCCGTGATCATCACCAAGGACAACTACAAGAAGGAACTGATCGACTCGGGTTACTACACCGACGCCGACGTCAAGTAGTCAGCGTCCGGGGCTGTGGCCCGGGCTTCCGTCCCGGGCCACAGCCCCACCCGCGCCCTCCTGCAGCAGCAGGAAGGCAAGCTCCGAACAGTCAGTGGGAATTGACGATGAACTCACCCATTCTTCAAATGCGAGGAATTACCAAGACGTTCCCGGGCGTCAAAGCGCTGCAGGACGTCACCCTGGATGTGAACCGTGGCGAGGTCCACGCCATCTGCGGGGAAAACGGAGCCGGCAAATCGACACTCATGAAAGTGTTGTCCGGCGTCTATGCACATAACACCTTTGACGGTGACATCCTCTTCGAAAACGAACCCTGCAACTTCTCCAGCATCTCGGACAGCGAAAAACGCGGAATCGTCATCATCCACCAGGAACTGGCCCTCAGCCCGTACCTGTCGATTGCCGAGAACATCTACCTTGGCAACGAACAAGCCACCAACGGGTGGGTGGACTGGCGCAAGACCAACCTGGAGGCAGCCAGGCTGCTCGCCCGCGTCGGCCTGGACGAGAACCCTGTCACCCCTGTACAGCACATCAGCGTGGGCAAACAGCAACTGGTGGAAATCGCCAAGGCGCTGTCCAAGGAAGTGAAGCTGCTCATCCTGGACGAGCCTACGGCCGCCCTCAACGACGAGGATTCCGGCCATCTGCTGGACCTGATCCTCCACCTCAAGGGCCAGGGCGTCACCAGCATCATCATCAGCCACAAGCTCAATGAGATCCGCAAGGTCGCTGACGCCGTCACCATCATCCGCGACGGCAAAACCATTGAGACCCTGCGTCTTGACGAAGGCCAGATCACGCAGGAGCGGATCATCCGCGGCATGGTCGGCCGGGACCTGGAGAGCCTGTACCCCGACCGCGAGCCGCACATCGGAGAGGAAGTCCTGCGGATCGAAGACTGGTCCGTGCGCCATCCCCAGGACCACACGCGCATGGTGGTCAACAACGCCAACCTGCATGTCCGGAAGGGCGAGGTGGTGGGATTGGCCGGGCTGATGGGCGCCGGGCGCACCGAGCTTGCCATGAGCGTCTTCGGGCGCACGTACGGAACCGCCACGTCAGGGAAGGTCTACAAGTACGGCGAGGAAATCAACACTGCCACGGTGTCCGACGCCATCAGGAACGGCATTGCGTATGCCACCGAAGACCGCAAGCACTACGGCCTGAACCTCATCGAGGACATCAAGCGGAACGTCTCCCTGGCGGCGCTGCGCAAGCTCGCCAAACGCGGATTCGTGGACAAGAACCAGGAAACCGTGGTGGCCAACGGCTACCGGAAGAGTATGAACATCAAGGCTCCGTCGGTGGCGGCCATTACCGGAAAACTCTCCGGTGGCAACCAGCAGAAGGTGGTGCTGAGCAAGTGGATGTTCTCCGATCCGGACGTGCTCATCCTCGACGAACCCACCCGGGGGATCGACGTCGGCGCCAAATACGAGATCTACACGATCATTGCGAAACTTGCGGCCGAAGGAAAAGCCGTCATCGTAATCTCCTCGGAACTGCCTGAACTGCTGGGCATCTGCGACCGCATCTACACGCTGGCCGCCGGCCACATCACAGGTGAAGTTCCCATTGCCGAGGCCACCCAGGAAACCCTGATGCACTACATGACCAAAGAGAAGGAATAGCGACATGTCCGCCCTCAGAGAATCGCTCGGATTCCTTACAAGCCAACTGCGCCAGGTGGGCATCTTCGTTGCCCTGATCCTGATTGTCCTCCTGTTCCAGGGACTGACCGGGGGGATCCTGCTGGAACCACAGAACGTCACCAACCTGGTGGTCCAGAACAGCTACATCCTGATCCTGGCCATCGGCATGGTCATGGTGATCATTGCCGGGCACATCGACCTTTCTGTCGGCTCCGTGGCCGGGTTCATCGGCGCCGTTGCCGGCGTCATGATCGTGCACTGGGGCTGGCCGTGGTGGGCCGCCATCCCCGCCTGCCTACTGGTCGGCGCCCTGGTGGGTGCCTGGCAGGGCTACTGGATCGCCTACGTGGGGATTCCGGCCTTCATCGTCACGCTGGCGGGCATGCTGATCTTCCGTGGGCTGACCCTTATCACCCTGAAGAACCAGCAGATCACCCCCTTCCCGGCCGAACTGCGTGCCCTCGGCGGCGGCTTCCTTCCCGACCTCACTGGCGGCACCTCCGTGCTGGAGTGGCTCACCGTCATCCTGGGCGTCGGGGCCACGGCTGCGCTGCTGATCCAGGCGCTCAAGGAACGCCGGATCCGCCGGAAGTTCGACCTCGAAAGCGAGCCACTGGTCTGGTTCGTCATCAAGACCGCCTTCACAGCGCTGCTCATGCTCATCATCACGTTCCTGCTGGCGTCCTATCGCGGTACCCCGATTGTCCTGGTGGTCCTGGCCGCCTTGGTGATCGCCTACACGGCCCTCATGAACAACAGTGTCTTCGGGCGGCACACGTACGCTATTGGCGGCAACCTGCACGCGGCTGAACTGTCCGGCATCAAGACCAAGGCCGTGACGTTCCGGCTCTTCGTGAACATGGGCGTGCTGGCCGCGCTGGCGGGCCTCGTCTTCACCGCCCGGCTCAACTCGGCTCAACCGGCCGGTGGAACCGGCTTCGAACTGGATTCCATCGCCGCCGCCTTCATCGGCGGCGCCGCGGTCACCGGTGGTATCGGAACCGTCGCCGGAGCCATGATCGGCGGACTCATTATGGGTGTGCTCAACAACGGCATGTCCATCCTGGGCCTGGGTACTGACTACCAACAGCTCATCAAGGGCCTGGTGCTCCTTGTCGCCGTTGGCTTCGACATCTTCAACAAGAACCGCAGCGGTGGCGGCGGCGAAATTGGAAAGCGCTTCAGGCTGAAGACCTCCCCTTCGCCCGCACAGGAAAAGCCGGCTCCGGCCAGTGAAGCGGTGGAAGCAGGCGTCAAGTAGGACGAACCGCCACCTGCGCACCCGAAGGCTCCTGTTGCCCGGACCAAGTCCCGGCAGCGGGAGCCTTCGCTGCGTCCGGCTCCAGCACATGCTGCGCCTGTTTAGGGTGCTGCGGCCAGGCCCGTGGCAAGATCTGCCGGCGAGCGCCGGCGCCGGCTCAGGAGCATGAAGGGTGCCGCCAGCAGCTGAACCGCGCCGCCCAATGCCAGCGATGCAGGGTAGCCGTAAACGTCGGCGGCCCGGCCGAGTACCGGCTGCACCACCACTCCCCCGCTGGAGCCCATGAGCGAGGCGAAGCTGAGAACCGTTGCCCGCTGCTTCGAGGCGATCATGTCGTTGAGGTAGGCCTGGCGCACCGGGGTGCCTGCGGAAGCGACCACGGCCCACAGAGCCAGGAGCACAAGTGCAAGCCAAAAGACACTGGTGGCCAGCAACACCACAAGGACCACCGAACTGGTGATCGTGGAGACGATCAGCACGGTGGTGCGGCGGCGGACCAGTCGCCGGACCTGGGGCGCCAGCCATCCGCCCACCACATCCGCACCCGCCACGATGGCCGCTGCCAGGCCGGCGATGGCGTAGGCCTTGGGATCGCCGAAAAGCTGCAGCAGGTAGGGCTGGAGGGCATAAAAAACGTAGAACCCCACGCCTTCGGTGAACGGGGCGGCCAGCATCATGAACCGCACCGGCGGGTTCCTCAGGCCGCCGTCCACAGACGCCTTCAGGACTGCGCGGGTGGCCTGAAGGGGGTGCGCCGAGCGCTCCGGCGTGAAACCGACGTCGTGCATCAGCAGGAAAGCCACCACGAACATTGCCACCAGGACGGCGACGCGCAGCAGGAACGGCACACCCAGGTTGGTGGCCTGGGCAATGACCCCGCCAGCTACTGATCCTGCCAGCATCGCGATGCCGGAAACGATCTGGCCCCGGCCCAGGACCGTTTCCAGGCCGCCCTCGTAGCCGGAAAAGTGCAGCGCGTCCACCAGCCAGGCTTCCACCGCCCCGGAAAAGAACGTGAACCCAAGGCCCAGGAGGGCGGACACCGCGGCCCACCACCAGAACGGCGCGGACAACTGCCACAACAGGTAATAGAGGTAGGTGGACCCGGCCAGCGTCACGGTGCCCAGCAGGAAGGACGTCCGGCGGCCCCAGCTGTCCGCCACCACGCCCGTGGGCACCTCGAACAGGACCATCCCGGCCGTGAAGAACGCGTTCGCGGCGAAGGCCTCCAGGTTGCTCAGCCCGGCGTCGAGCAGGAACAGCGTGTTGATCCCCCAAATGAAGGACGCCGCAAGGGTGTTCCCCAACGTCAGCGTCAGGTAGACGGTCTGGATTTTACGAGCTGCAGCATTCACCTGACGGCGCTCCGCGGGATTCTTCCTGCCCGGACCGGATCAGGACGGGCTGAAATTCGGGGGCACGGGATCGTGCCGCAGGTACTGCCGGCGGAACCGTCCGGTACCGGCGGTCAGGGCCCGCAGTTCCACGGCATAACGCAGGAGTTCCTGGTCCGGGACCTCCGCGCTGATCTCCGTGAGCCCCTCCCCGGAAGAGGTGGTGCCGGTGAGGCGCCCCCGCCGTCCTGACAGGTCGCTCATCACGGAGCCCACGTGTTCGTCGGCAACCATGATGGACACGGAGGACACCGGCTCCAGCAGCTGGACCTTCCCCGCTGCAGCTGCCTCCCGGAGCGCCAGGGCCCCCGCCGCCTGGAACGCCGCATCGGAGGAATCGACGCTGTGGGCCTTGCCGCCCGTGAGGGTCACGCGCACGTCCACCACGGGGAAGCCCGCAGCGACCCCCTTCTCCATTTGCGCCCGCACCCCCTTCTCGATGGACGGGATGAATGTGCCCGGGATGACTCCGCCCACTGTCTTGTCCACGAACTCGAACCCGCCACCGCGCTCCAGCGGTTCCACCTCGATGTCGCACACGGCGTACTGGCCGTGCCCGCCGGATTGCTTGACATGGCGGCCATGCCCCGAGGCCGCGGCCGCGAAGGTTTCCCGCAACGGAGTCACCACGTCCACGGTATGCAGCTTCACACCCTGTTCGCGCAGCCGGTCCAGGACTACCTCGGCGTGCGCTTCGCCCATGCACCACAACACCAACTGGTGCGTTTCCGTGTTCCGGTCCACACGGAGTGTTGGGTCTCCCGCCGCGATCCTGCCCAGGCTGCGGGCCAAGGCGTCCTCGTCGCTGCGGGAGTCGGCCTCCACGGCAACCGGCAGCAGAGGCTCCGGCATCTCCCACGTGGCCAGCAGCAGCGGGTTTTCCCGGCTGGAAATGGTGTCCCCGGTTTCGGCGCTGCCGAGTTTCGCCAACGCGCACATGTCCCCGGCCACGCAGTAGGGAACCGGCCGCAGGGTGGCTCCCAGCGGCGAGTAGATGTGGGTGACGCGTTCATCGGTGTCGTGGTCCTGGTGGCCGCGGTCAGCCAAACCATGGCCCCCTACATGGACGGGTGAGTCCTCCCGCAGCGACCCCGAGAAGACCCGCACCAGGCAGATGCGGCCCAGGAAGGGATCGTTGGAGGTGCGCACCACTTCGGCAGCGAGCGGACCCGAGGGGTCGCAGGACAGGCTTCCGGCCGGATTGCCGGACAGATCGGCGGCGTCCGGCAGCCTGCGTTCCACCGGAGGCGGGAAGGCCCGGACCAGCAGGTCCAGCAGTTCCGCCGTGCCAAGCCCGGTAACGGCAGAGGTGGGGAGCACGGGAAAGAACGAGCCGCGCGCCACGGCGGTTTCCAGGTCGGCGGCCAGCACCGCCGTGTCCATGTCCTCGCCTTCCAGGTAGCGGTCCATCAGGGTCTCATCTTCGCTTTCGGCGATGATGCCCTCGATGAGCGCACCCCTGGCAGTGCCGGCATCCGTACGTTCGCCGGCCGTCGCCGCACGGACTTCAGGTGCTGAATCTTCGGAGGAGTAATCCGCCACCTCCTGCGACAGCAGGCCCAGCAGCCCGGTGATCCCGCCTTCTGTCCGCACCGGGACATAAAGCGGGAGCACGCCGTCGCCGAACGCCCTCTGGCAGGCGGCCAGGGCGCCGTCGTAATTTGCGCGCGGGTGGTCCACCCGGGTGACGACGACGGCGCGTGGGAGCCCCATGTGCCCGCACTCGCCCCAGAGCGCGGTGGTGGTTGCATCGAT
Coding sequences within:
- a CDS encoding L-ribulose-5-phosphate 4-epimerase, whose product is MTAGTGVTPAILQTIARIRKEVCALHAELTRYELVVWTAGNVSARVPGTDLMVIKPSGVSYQDLTAEQMIVTDLHGTPVRGTNLGGGGTVDWGNPPLSPSSDTAAHAYVYRHMPEVGGVVHTHSTYATAWAARGEAIPCVLTMMGDEFGGEIPVGPFALIGDDSIGHGIVETLKNSNSPAVLMQNHGPFTIGKDARSAVKAAVMCEEVARTVHISRQLGEPLPIDPSHIDSLYSRYQNVYGQ
- the araB gene encoding ribulokinase: MPETLSTSSSDPRADQYVIGVDYGTLSGRAVVVRVRDGRELGSAVHEYPHAVVTDSLPEDTAGAESDGHPARLPGEWALQVPNDYREVLRRAVPAAVADAGIDPAAVVGIATDFTACTMVPVKADGTPLNELPGFANRPHAYVKLWRHHAAQGQADRINRLAADRGEDWLPRYGGLISSEWEFAKGLQLLEEDPEAYAAMDHWVEAADWIVWQLCGRYVRNACTAGYKGIYQDGRYPSEDFLAALNPDFKDFVSSKLEHTIGRLGDAAGTLTAEAAAWTGLPEGIAVAVGNVDAHVTAPAAKAVDSGQLVAIMGTSTCHVMNGTELREVPGMCGAVDGGIVPGLWGYEAGQSGVGDIFGWFTKYGVPPEYHQAAKDAGLGIHEYLTELASRQAIGEHGLIALDWHSGNRSVLVDHELSGIVVGQTLATRPEDTYRALLEATAFGTRTIVDAFRDAGVPVKEFIVAGGLLKNKLLMQIYADATGLQLSTIGSEQGPALGSAIHAAVAAGAYADIREAAAAMGAEPGEVYTPIPENVAAYDELFQEYRTLHDYFGRGSSDVMHRLKVIQRKAAQADLPGTGNLPATAVEVSA
- the chvE gene encoding multiple monosaccharide ABC transporter substrate-binding protein; the protein is MVRIKKLMGAVALVLALTVGATGCGSRGGAATESGSAAKPSDSLVGISMPTQTSERWIADGANVEKSLKDLGYKTDLQFANDDIPTQVSQIENMLTKGAKALIIAAIDGTTLTDVLAKAKDQNVKVIAYDRLINGTPNVDYYTTFDNYTVGVQQATSLLTGLGLLDASGKKVDGKGPFNIELFAGSPDDNNANFFWSGAMDTLKPYMDAGTLKVPSGQTKFEQAAILRWQAPVAQKRMEDIITSAYSSGTKLNGVLSPYDGLSIGIISALTSTGGYAKGSLPVVTGQDAEKGSVKSIVAGEQYSTIFKDTRQLGAQAVKMVDAVLKGQEPETNDTKTYNNKVKVVPAFLLKSVIITKDNYKKELIDSGYYTDADVK
- the mmsA gene encoding multiple monosaccharide ABC transporter ATP-binding protein — encoded protein: MNSPILQMRGITKTFPGVKALQDVTLDVNRGEVHAICGENGAGKSTLMKVLSGVYAHNTFDGDILFENEPCNFSSISDSEKRGIVIIHQELALSPYLSIAENIYLGNEQATNGWVDWRKTNLEAARLLARVGLDENPVTPVQHISVGKQQLVEIAKALSKEVKLLILDEPTAALNDEDSGHLLDLILHLKGQGVTSIIISHKLNEIRKVADAVTIIRDGKTIETLRLDEGQITQERIIRGMVGRDLESLYPDREPHIGEEVLRIEDWSVRHPQDHTRMVVNNANLHVRKGEVVGLAGLMGAGRTELAMSVFGRTYGTATSGKVYKYGEEINTATVSDAIRNGIAYATEDRKHYGLNLIEDIKRNVSLAALRKLAKRGFVDKNQETVVANGYRKSMNIKAPSVAAITGKLSGGNQQKVVLSKWMFSDPDVLILDEPTRGIDVGAKYEIYTIIAKLAAEGKAVIVISSELPELLGICDRIYTLAAGHITGEVPIAEATQETLMHYMTKEKE
- the mmsB gene encoding multiple monosaccharide ABC transporter permease, giving the protein MSALRESLGFLTSQLRQVGIFVALILIVLLFQGLTGGILLEPQNVTNLVVQNSYILILAIGMVMVIIAGHIDLSVGSVAGFIGAVAGVMIVHWGWPWWAAIPACLLVGALVGAWQGYWIAYVGIPAFIVTLAGMLIFRGLTLITLKNQQITPFPAELRALGGGFLPDLTGGTSVLEWLTVILGVGATAALLIQALKERRIRRKFDLESEPLVWFVIKTAFTALLMLIITFLLASYRGTPIVLVVLAALVIAYTALMNNSVFGRHTYAIGGNLHAAELSGIKTKAVTFRLFVNMGVLAALAGLVFTARLNSAQPAGGTGFELDSIAAAFIGGAAVTGGIGTVAGAMIGGLIMGVLNNGMSILGLGTDYQQLIKGLVLLVAVGFDIFNKNRSGGGGEIGKRFRLKTSPSPAQEKPAPASEAVEAGVK
- a CDS encoding MFS transporter, which translates into the protein MNAAARKIQTVYLTLTLGNTLAASFIWGINTLFLLDAGLSNLEAFAANAFFTAGMVLFEVPTGVVADSWGRRTSFLLGTVTLAGSTYLYYLLWQLSAPFWWWAAVSALLGLGFTFFSGAVEAWLVDALHFSGYEGGLETVLGRGQIVSGIAMLAGSVAGGVIAQATNLGVPFLLRVAVLVAMFVVAFLLMHDVGFTPERSAHPLQATRAVLKASVDGGLRNPPVRFMMLAAPFTEGVGFYVFYALQPYLLQLFGDPKAYAIAGLAAAIVAGADVVGGWLAPQVRRLVRRRTTVLIVSTITSSVVLVVLLATSVFWLALVLLALWAVVASAGTPVRQAYLNDMIASKQRATVLSFASLMGSSGGVVVQPVLGRAADVYGYPASLALGGAVQLLAAPFMLLSRRRRSPADLATGLAAAP
- a CDS encoding elongation factor G-like protein EF-G2, with the translated sequence MSVKSTKESARAAGGRNGPESRRADQAGGIAAQDPDRIRNVALVGHSGAGKTMLIEALLAANGMITRKGSIADGSTVSDSDPAAVHQQRSVTLSLVPLMVDDVKVNLLDTPGYPDFIGELRAGLRASDGALFVVSAVDGIDATTTALWGECGHMGLPRAVVVTRVDHPRANYDGALAACQRAFGDGVLPLYVPVRTEGGITGLLGLLSQEVADYSSEDSAPEVRAATAGERTDAGTARGALIEGIIAESEDETLMDRYLEGEDMDTAVLAADLETAVARGSFFPVLPTSAVTGLGTAELLDLLVRAFPPPVERRLPDAADLSGNPAGSLSCDPSGPLAAEVVRTSNDPFLGRICLVRVFSGSLREDSPVHVGGHGLADRGHQDHDTDERVTHIYSPLGATLRPVPYCVAGDMCALAKLGSAETGDTISSRENPLLLATWEMPEPLLPVAVEADSRSDEDALARSLGRIAAGDPTLRVDRNTETHQLVLWCMGEAHAEVVLDRLREQGVKLHTVDVVTPLRETFAAAASGHGRHVKQSGGHGQYAVCDIEVEPLERGGGFEFVDKTVGGVIPGTFIPSIEKGVRAQMEKGVAAGFPVVDVRVTLTGGKAHSVDSSDAAFQAAGALALREAAAAGKVQLLEPVSSVSIMVADEHVGSVMSDLSGRRGRLTGTTSSGEGLTEISAEVPDQELLRYAVELRALTAGTGRFRRQYLRHDPVPPNFSPS